A genomic window from Triticum urartu cultivar G1812 chromosome 7, Tu2.1, whole genome shotgun sequence includes:
- the LOC125525048 gene encoding putative F-box/LRR-repeat protein At5g02700, whose amino-acid sequence MATRRAKKRKWHEAELVAGVRPPASGKREVGEGPDLISNLPDGVLCDIISLLPTEDGARTQILSTRWRPLFRSAPLNLDVELRRKDEPASSGLVSRILAEHQARCRRLALIWHGYESDHVFPLLNGWLESPAFKGLSEFDLWLKQEEICQKLRFVPTWEVPYGLPLSLLRLLPKLRILSIKCTCYVIHFPSTTTLAGDLHFHELKQLTLKGVVVSEGFLHGLLAGCTVLESLVLSGLEGACGFRINSSTLRRLGVSSGFGWTDELLREVIVEDAPVLEKLFLCGRDHNLSVRVLYAPKLDFLGSLPEGFTKGKLETNVLQVTATFFLLCLAYSVLTICVYYLIQGIVAVNLMNVVRTVKVLVLRMSPPSVDDAIDFVTFFPCLEKLYILLFRDGASKRARNHFPLGYIECLELHLKKVVLINYHGSPRDVHFARFFLLNAKVLELMEFATRKSEGRKKCISEWIASQPMKLQLDNRASQGAQFNFTDASYYDDGIHIGHIHDLTVSDPFDRSLCRCRDIDVL is encoded by the exons ATGGCTACCCGCAGAGCCAAAAAGCGAAAATGGCATGAGGCCGAGTTGGTCGCCGGCGTCCGACCACCGGCGAGCGGCAAGCGCGAAGTCGGAGAAGGTCCCGACCTGATCAGCAACCTACCCGACGGCGTTCTCTGCGACATCATCTCGCTCCTCCCCACCGAGGACGGCGCCCGCACCCAGATCCTCTCCACCcggtggcgccccctctttcGCTCCGCCCCGCTCAACCTCGACGTCGAGCTCCGCCGCAAAGACGAGCCCGCCTCCTCCGGCCTCGTCTCCCGCATTCTCGCCGAGCACCAGGCGCGCTGCCGCCGGCTCGCCCTGATCTGGCACGGCTACGAATCTGACCACGTCTTCCCATTACTGAACGGCTGGCTCGAGTCGCCGGCCTTCAAAGGCCTCTCCGAGTTCGATCTGTGGCTAAAGCAAGAGGAAATTTGCCAGAAACTTCGGTTTGTGCCAACGTGGGAGGTTCCGTATGGGCTGCCACTGTCCTTGCTCCGGCTTTTGCCCAAGCTCCGCATCCTCAGCATCAAGTGCACCTGCTACGTGATCCATTTCCCCTCCACTACCACCTTGGCCGGCGATCTACATTTTCACGAACTCAAGCAGCTCACACTTAAAGGTGTCGTTGTCTCGGAGGGcttcctccatggccttcttgctGGATGCACCGTGCTGGAGAGCTTGGTACTTAGTGGATTGGAAGGTGCCTGTGGTTTTCGGATCAACTCGTCCACCCTTAGGAGGCTAGGGGTGTCGTCTGGTTTTGGTTGGACAGATGAATTGTTGCGAGAAGTCATTGTTGAGGATGCCCCTGTCCTAGAGAAGTTGTTCCTATGTGGGAGAGATCACAACCTATCTGTCCGTGTGCTTTACGCACCCAAACTGGACTTCTTGGGTTCTCTGCCAGAAGGGTTCACCAAAGGCAAGCTTGAAACCAATGTTCTTCAGGTAACCGCAACTTTTTTTTTGTTATGCCTTGCATATTCTGTGCTAACCATTTGTGTGTATTACTTAATTCAGGGAATTGTTGCCGTCAATTTGATGAATGTGGTGCGGACAGTTAAAGTTTTGGTTTTGCGCATGTCCCCTCCAAGTGTTGATGATGCCATTGACTTCGTGACATTCTTTCCTTGCTTGGAGAAGTTATATATTTTG TTATTCCGGGATGGGGCATCAAAAAGAGCACGAAACCATTTTCCACTTGGTTATATTGAATGTTTGGAGCTCCATCTCAAAAAGGTAGTGCTGATAAATTATCATGGATCACCGAGAGATGTTCATTTTGCAAGGTTCTTTCTGTTGAACGCAAAAGTGCTAGAACTGATGGAGTTTGCAACACGCAAATCGGAAGGTCGAAAGAAATGCATTTCTGAATGGATAGCTAGCCAACCAATGAAACTACAGCTGGATAACAGGGCTTCTCAAGGTGCTCAGTTTAATTTTACCGATGCTTCTTACTACGATGACGGGATACATATTGGGCACATCCATGACCTGACTGTTAGTGACCCCTTTGATAGATCATTGTGTCGATGTCGTGATATCGATGTACTTTGA
- the LOC125523602 gene encoding putative tRNA (cytidine(32)/guanosine(34)-2'-O)-methyltransferase, whose translation MGKASKDKRDIYYRKAKEEGWRARSAFKLMQIDQEFNIFHGVKRAVDLCAAPGSWSQVLSRNLYLPAKLTSDGKDGGLPLIVAIDLQPMAPIEGVIQVQGDITNARTAEVVIRHFDGCKADLVVCDGAPDVTGLHDMDEFVQSQLILAALTIVTHVLKVGGKFVAKIFRGKDTSLLYCQLKLFFSQVTFAKPKSSRNSSIEAFAVCENYSPPEGFKEKDLYHLLEKVGTPSGADDLDCRSGWLEGPNKVYIPFLACGDLSGYDSDRSYPLPSTEGGTYQSLDPVQPPIAPPYKTALEMKKASSHGAGADTGKSSLDP comes from the exons ATGGGTAAGGCCTCCAAAGACAAGCGG GACATCTACTACCGGAAGGCCAAGGAGGAGGGGTGGAGGGCTCGCAGCGCCTTCAAGCTCATGCAGATCGACCAGGAGTTCAACATCTTCCACG GAGTGAAGCGTGCCGTTGACCTCTGCGCTGCCCCTGGGAGCTGGAGCCAG GTTTTGAGCCGCAATTTGTATCTACCGGCAAAGCTAACGTCTGACGGCAA AGATGGTGGCCTTCCTCTCATCGTCGCAATCGATCTGCAACCGATGGCTCCCATAGAAGGTGTCATACAGGTGCAGGGCGACATCACCAATGCTCGAACAGCTGAAGTG GTTATCAGGCATTTTGATGGATGCAAAGCGGACTTGGTTGTCTGTGATGGTGCCCCTGATG TTACTGGACTTCATGATATGGACGAGTTTGTTCAGTCCCAGCTTATATTGGCG GCACTGACAATTGTGACTCATGTACTCAAAGTTGGTGGAAAATTTGTTGCGAAGATTTTCCGGGGTAAAGATACAAGTCTCCTGTATTGCCAG TTAAAGCTGTTCTTCTCACAAGTTACATTTGCAAAGCCAAAAAGCAGCCGCAACTCAAGTATCG AGGCATTTGCAGTTTGCGAGAACTACTCACCTCCAGAGGGCTTCAAAGAGAAAGATTTATATCACCTGCTGGAGAAAGTGGGAACTCCTTCTGGGGCTGATGATTTAG ATTGCAGAAGCGGATGGTTGGAGGGACCAAACAAGGTCTACATCCCGTTTCTGGCTTGTGGCGACCTCAGCGGTTACGATTCAGACCGTTCATACCCCCTCCCGAGCACAGAAGGCGGCACCTACCAGAGCCTAGATCCAGTCCAGCCTCCCATCGCCCCGCCGTACAAAACTGCGTTGGAGATGAAGAAGGCGTCTAGCCACGGTGCTGGCGCAGATACCGGCAAATCATCTCTCGACCCCTAA